In a single window of the Coffea eugenioides isolate CCC68of chromosome 3, Ceug_1.0, whole genome shotgun sequence genome:
- the LOC113765479 gene encoding ubiquitin-like-specific protease ESD4 has product MGALTSNRKRGYDFSSSVNYGSLVSNSPVSKKSRLPAFINQTTGRTDRITAVFQFFRYPVEKTLFKREPHAPVRRHRGVSSVNLGNSPSKVSYKDGSADEMGNLLSGQYKSTKRSALDTLRFNEEDKKATEVAKEEVQEVSEDSSIEEVEILEVREDQTWKDGNGVVDEDSRKFDGIAVDKDSRPSSSSAMTNVSDGILKVETTEKLLESLSLSQELGVPQESVHKKLLYVAERRNDKINSLNFQIEYTEKQLQLQQLLRPQKKEEAAKKDVTAEAFKPLTEEEETEVNRALSNSSRRKLLVTHENSNISITGEVLQCLRPRAWLNDEVINLYLELLKERERREPRKFLNCHFFNTFFFKKLVSGKGGYNYQSVRRWTSQKKLGYCIFDCDKIFVPIHKEVHWCLAVINKKDEKFQYLDSLGGVDSQVIKVLARYIVDEVKDKCGKGIDVSSWQQEFVADLPEQENGFDCGVFMIKYADFYSRDIGLCFNQEHMPYFRLRTALEILRSKAE; this is encoded by the exons ATGGGTGCGTTAACGAGTAATAGGAAGCGCGGATACGACTTTAGCAGCAGCGTGAATTACGGAAGCCTAGTTTCAAATTCACCTGTTTCTAAAAAATCCAGACTTCCGGCGTTTATAAATCAGACTACAGGTCGGACGGACCGTATAACCGCAGTTTTCCAGTTTTTTAGGTATCCCGTTGAGAAAACTTTGTTCAAAAGGGAACCTCATGCCCCTGTTAGACGGCACAGAGGTGTGTCTTCTGTGAATTTGGGGAATTCTCCTTCTAAAGTTAGTTACAAAGACGGTTCAGCTGACGAAATGGGGAACCTTTTGAGTGGGCAATATAAAAGTACGAAAAGAAGTGCATTGGATACATTGAGGTTTAATGAAGAAGATAAGAAGGCGACTGAGGTAGCTAAAGAGGAGGTGCAGGAGGTTTCCGAAGATTCCAGTATTGAGGAGGTTGAGATTTTAGAGGTTAGGGAGGACCAGACGTGGAAGGACGGTAATGGGGTTGTTGATGAGGACTCGAGGAAATTTGATGGGATTGCTGTGGATAAGGATTCTCGGCCATCAAGTTCGTCAGCAATGACAAATGTGAGTGATGGGATTTTGAAGGTGGAGACTACAGAGAAGTTGCTGGAGTCTTTGTCGTTAAGTCAGGAGTTGGGCGTTCCACAAGAAAGCGTGCACAAGAAATTGTTATATGTTGCAGAGAGGAGGAATGATAAAATTAACTCGTTGAATTTTCAGATTGAATATACTGAGAAGCAATTGCAGCTACAACAGTTATTGCGTCCCCAGAAGAAAGAAGAAGCTGCTAAGAAG GATGTGACAGCAGAAGCTTTTAAGCCTCTTACTGAGGAAGAAGAGACTGAGGTTAACCGTGCTCTTTCTAATTCCAGTCG GAGGAAGCTTTTGGTGACCCATGAAAATTCAAATATTAGTATTACAGGAGAAGTTTTGCAGTGCTTGAGACCACGTGCATGGTTGAATGATGAG GTTATCAATTTATATCTTGAGCTTTTAAAAGAAAGGGAGAGAAGGGAGCCTAGAAAATTCTTGAATTGCCATTTCTTTAAcactttctttttcaaaaag CTAGTTAGTGGAAAGGGCGGATATAACTATCAATCGGTTCGGAGATGGACTTCCCAAAAGAAGCTTGGATATTGTATCTTTGATTGTGATAAG ATTTTTGTACCAATTCACAAAGAAGTCCATTGGTGCTTAGCAGTCATCAACAAGAAGGATGAAAAGTTTCAGTATCTTGATTCGCTTGGTGGAGTTGATAGTCAAGTGATTAAAGTACTg GCTAGATACATTGTAGATGAAGTCAAGGACAAGTGTGGCAAAGGGATTGATGTTAGTTCCTGGCAGCAAGAATTTGTTGCGGACCTTCCAGAACAGGAGAATGG ATTCGACTGCGGTGTGTTTATGATCAAATATGCCGACTTTTACAGTAGAGATATTGGACTCTGTTTTAATCAG GAACACATGCCATACTTTAGGCTGAGGACCGCTTTAGAGATTTTGAGGTCAAAAGCCGAGTGA